A stretch of the Pseudomonas helvetica genome encodes the following:
- a CDS encoding amino acid aminotransferase, giving the protein MSLFSAVEMAPRDPILGLNEAFNADTRTNKVNLGVGVYCNEEGRIPLLRAVVEAETIRAAQHASRGYLPIDGIAAYDQAVQKLLFGKDSPLLAAGRVVTAQSVGGTGALKIGADFLKQLLPNAVVAISDPSWENHRALFETAGFPVQNYRYYDAATHDVNRAGLLEDLNALPAGSIVVLHACCHNPTGVDLSPADWNNVLDVIKAKNHVPFLDMAYQGFGDGIDEDAAAVRLFAESGLNFFVSSSFSKSFSLYGERVGALSIVSESKEESARVLSQVKRVIRTNYSNPPTHGAAIVAAVLNSPELRAQWEQELAEMRLRIRGMRQQMVDLLAKNAPHQDFSFVGRQRGMFSYSGLTVEQVTRLRNEFGIYALDTGRICVATLNQSNIDVVTKAIAQVI; this is encoded by the coding sequence ATGAGCCTCTTCTCCGCTGTCGAAATGGCACCACGCGATCCAATCCTGGGCCTCAACGAAGCATTCAACGCTGACACCCGTACCAATAAGGTCAACCTGGGGGTCGGTGTTTACTGCAACGAGGAGGGGCGAATTCCACTCCTGCGAGCCGTTGTCGAAGCCGAGACGATTCGCGCTGCTCAACACGCTTCCCGTGGCTACCTGCCGATCGACGGTATCGCCGCCTACGACCAGGCCGTGCAAAAGCTGCTGTTCGGTAAAGACTCGCCACTGCTTGCCGCTGGCCGGGTTGTCACCGCCCAGTCCGTCGGCGGTACCGGCGCACTGAAAATCGGCGCTGACTTCCTCAAGCAACTGCTGCCGAACGCCGTCGTTGCGATCAGCGACCCAAGCTGGGAAAACCACCGCGCGCTGTTCGAAACCGCCGGCTTCCCGGTTCAGAACTATCGCTACTACGACGCCGCGACTCACGACGTGAACCGCGCCGGCCTGCTGGAAGACCTGAACGCCCTGCCGGCTGGCTCCATCGTTGTGCTGCACGCCTGCTGCCACAACCCGACTGGCGTCGACCTGAGCCCGGCAGACTGGAACAACGTGCTGGACGTGATCAAGGCGAAAAACCACGTGCCGTTCCTCGACATGGCCTATCAGGGCTTTGGCGACGGTATCGACGAAGACGCCGCTGCCGTGCGCCTGTTCGCCGAGTCGGGCCTGAACTTCTTCGTTTCCAGCTCGTTCTCCAAATCGTTCTCGCTGTACGGTGAACGTGTTGGCGCACTGTCGATCGTCAGCGAATCGAAAGAAGAAAGCGCTCGCGTGCTGTCGCAAGTCAAACGCGTGATCCGCACCAACTACTCCAACCCGCCGACCCACGGTGCAGCGATCGTTGCGGCCGTACTGAACAGCCCTGAACTGCGCGCCCAATGGGAACAGGAACTGGCTGAAATGCGTCTGCGCATTCGCGGCATGCGCCAGCAGATGGTCGATCTGCTGGCGAAAAACGCGCCTCACCAGGACTTCAGCTTCGTCGGCCGTCAACGCGGCATGTTCTCGTACTCGGGCCTGACGGTTGAGCAAGTGACCCGTCTGCGTAACGAGTTCGGCATCTACGCCCTGGACACCGGCCGCATCTGCGTTGCCACGCTGAACCAGAGCAACATCGACGTAGTGACCAAGGCCATCGCTCAGGTGATCTAA
- the uvrB gene encoding excinuclease ABC subunit UvrB, with protein MSEFQLVTRFEPAGDQPEAIRLMVEGIEAGLAHQTLLGVTGSGKTFSIANVIAQVQRPTLVLAPNKTLAAQLYGEFKAFFPNNAVEYFVSYYDYYQPEAYVPSSDTFIEKDASINDHIEQMRLSATKALLERKDAIIVTTVSCIYGLGSPETYLKMVLHVDRGDKLDQRALLRRLADLQYTRNDMDFARATFRVRGDVIDIHPAESDFEAIRIELFDDEVEKISAFDPLTGEVIRQLPRFTFYPKSHYVTPRETLLGAIEGIKVELQERLEYLRSNNKLVEAQRLEQRTRFDLEMILELGYCNGIENYSRYLSGRESGEPPPTLFDYLPADALLVIDESHVSVPQVGAMYKGDRSRKETLVEYGFRLPSALDNRPMRFDEWESISPQTIFVSATPGNYEAEHAGRVIEQLVRPTGLVDPQIEIRPALTQVDDLLSEITKRVALEERVLVTTLTKRMSEDLTDYLADHGVRVRYLHSDIDTVERVEIIRDLRLGTFDVLVGINLLREGLDMPEVSLVAILDADKEGFLRSERSLIQTIGRAARNLNGRAILYADRITGSMERAIGETERRRDKQIAFNLANGITPKGVFKDVADIMEGATVPGSRSKKRKGMAKAAEESARYENELRSPSEIAKRIRQLEEKMYQLARDLEFEAAAQTRDEITKMRERLLTV; from the coding sequence ATGTCTGAATTCCAGCTAGTCACCCGCTTCGAGCCCGCCGGCGATCAGCCGGAAGCCATCCGTCTGATGGTCGAGGGCATCGAGGCCGGGCTGGCGCACCAGACGTTGCTTGGTGTGACCGGTTCGGGCAAGACCTTCAGTATCGCCAACGTGATCGCCCAGGTGCAGCGACCGACGCTGGTGCTGGCGCCGAACAAGACGCTGGCGGCGCAACTGTATGGCGAGTTCAAGGCGTTCTTCCCGAACAACGCGGTGGAGTACTTCGTTTCCTACTACGACTACTACCAGCCCGAAGCCTACGTGCCGTCGTCCGATACCTTCATTGAGAAAGACGCCTCGATCAACGATCACATCGAGCAGATGCGACTGTCGGCGACCAAAGCGTTGCTGGAGCGCAAGGACGCGATCATCGTCACCACGGTCTCGTGCATCTACGGTTTGGGCAGCCCGGAAACCTATCTGAAAATGGTGCTGCACGTCGATCGTGGCGACAAGCTCGATCAGCGCGCCTTGCTGCGCCGTTTGGCTGACCTGCAATACACCCGCAATGACATGGATTTTGCTCGCGCGACCTTCCGCGTGCGCGGTGACGTGATTGATATCCACCCGGCGGAATCCGATTTTGAAGCGATCCGTATTGAGCTCTTCGATGATGAAGTGGAGAAGATTTCCGCTTTCGATCCGCTCACCGGCGAAGTGATTCGCCAGCTGCCGCGTTTCACCTTCTATCCGAAAAGCCACTATGTAACGCCGCGAGAAACCCTGCTGGGAGCCATCGAAGGGATCAAGGTCGAGCTGCAGGAGCGCCTGGAATACCTGCGCTCCAACAATAAACTGGTGGAGGCCCAGCGGCTGGAGCAGCGCACCCGTTTTGACCTGGAGATGATTCTGGAGCTGGGTTACTGCAACGGTATCGAAAACTACTCGCGCTACCTCTCGGGTCGAGAGTCGGGTGAGCCGCCTCCCACCTTGTTTGACTATCTGCCCGCCGATGCCTTGCTGGTGATCGACGAATCCCACGTCAGCGTGCCGCAGGTTGGCGCGATGTATAAGGGCGACCGTTCGCGTAAAGAGACGCTGGTCGAATACGGTTTCCGGCTGCCCTCGGCGCTGGACAACCGGCCGATGCGTTTTGATGAATGGGAAAGCATCAGTCCACAGACGATTTTCGTCTCGGCCACCCCAGGTAACTACGAGGCGGAACACGCCGGTCGGGTGATCGAGCAGCTGGTGCGGCCGACCGGTCTGGTCGATCCGCAAATCGAGATTCGTCCAGCACTGACTCAGGTCGACGACTTGCTCTCGGAAATCACCAAGCGTGTGGCGCTGGAGGAGCGGGTGTTGGTCACTACGTTGACCAAGCGCATGTCCGAAGACTTGACCGACTACCTCGCCGACCACGGTGTGCGGGTGCGTTATCTGCACTCGGACATTGATACGGTGGAGCGGGTCGAGATCATCCGCGATTTGCGTCTGGGCACCTTCGATGTGCTGGTAGGGATCAACCTGCTGCGTGAAGGCCTGGACATGCCGGAAGTGTCGCTGGTGGCGATTCTCGATGCCGACAAGGAGGGCTTCCTGCGCTCCGAGCGTTCGCTGATCCAGACCATCGGTCGCGCGGCGCGGAACCTCAATGGCCGGGCGATTCTGTATGCCGACCGGATCACCGGGTCGATGGAGCGGGCGATTGGCGAGACCGAGCGCCGTCGCGACAAGCAAATCGCTTTCAACCTGGCCAATGGCATCACCCCCAAAGGCGTGTTCAAGGACGTTGCCGACATCATGGAAGGCGCGACCGTGCCGGGTTCGCGCAGCAAGAAGCGCAAAGGCATGGCCAAGGCTGCCGAGGAAAGTGCCCGCTACGAAAACGAGCTGCGTTCGCCGAGCGAAATCGCCAAACGCATTCGTCAGTTGGAAGAAAAAATGTACCAGCTCGCCCGCGACCTGGAGTTCGAAGCAGCCGCGCAGACACGCGACGAAATCACCAAGATGCGCGAGCGGTTGTTGACTGTCTGA
- a CDS encoding MDR family MFS transporter: protein MMSVMLGAFMAVLDIQITNASLKDIQGALSATLEEGSWISTSYLVAEIIMIPLTAWLVQLLSARRLAVWVSLGFLAASLLCSMAWSLESMIVFRALQGFTGGALIPLAFTLTLIKLPEHHRAKGMAMFAMTATFAPSIGPTLGGWLTENWGWKYIFYINIPPGLIMIAGLMYGLEKKAAHWELLKSTDYMGILTLGVGLGCLQVFLEEGHRKDWLESNLIVTLGCIALLSLITFVIVQVSKPNPLINLGILRNRNFGLSSISSLGMGVGLYGSIYLLPLYLAQIQSYNALQIGEVIMWMGVPQLFLIPLVPKLMKFVSPKWLCTLGFGLFGLASILSGALNPDFAGPQFNQIQLVRALGQPLIMVTISLIATAYILPQDAGSASSLFNILRNLGGAIGIALLATLLDARTKTYFDYLRESIVPTNPQVAERMASMIDRFGSETAALGKLSEITHQQALIMAYNDAFHFVGIALGVSMLAILLTKALPPGLKAGEAH from the coding sequence GTGATGAGCGTGATGCTCGGCGCCTTCATGGCGGTGCTCGACATCCAGATCACCAACGCCTCGCTCAAGGACATTCAAGGCGCGCTGTCAGCGACCCTGGAAGAAGGCTCATGGATTTCCACGTCATACCTGGTGGCGGAAATCATCATGATTCCGCTCACCGCGTGGCTGGTGCAACTGCTCTCGGCACGACGCCTGGCGGTGTGGGTTTCGCTGGGCTTTCTGGCCGCCTCGCTGCTCTGCTCGATGGCCTGGAGCCTGGAGAGCATGATCGTGTTTCGCGCCTTGCAGGGCTTCACTGGCGGCGCACTGATCCCGCTGGCGTTCACCCTGACACTGATCAAACTCCCCGAACACCATCGTGCCAAAGGCATGGCGATGTTCGCCATGACCGCGACCTTCGCGCCCTCTATCGGCCCGACCCTCGGCGGCTGGCTGACGGAAAACTGGGGCTGGAAGTACATCTTCTACATCAACATTCCGCCAGGGCTGATCATGATCGCCGGCCTCATGTATGGCCTGGAGAAGAAAGCAGCCCACTGGGAATTGCTCAAAAGCACCGACTACATGGGCATTCTCACGCTGGGTGTTGGCCTCGGGTGCTTACAGGTGTTTCTCGAGGAAGGCCATCGCAAGGACTGGCTGGAATCGAACCTGATCGTGACGCTGGGTTGCATCGCCCTGTTGAGCCTGATCACCTTTGTGATCGTGCAAGTGTCCAAGCCCAATCCGCTGATCAATCTGGGCATCTTGCGCAACCGCAACTTCGGCTTATCGAGCATTTCCAGCCTGGGCATGGGCGTGGGGCTTTATGGTTCGATTTATCTGCTGCCGCTGTACCTGGCGCAGATCCAGAGCTACAACGCCTTGCAGATCGGCGAAGTGATCATGTGGATGGGCGTACCGCAGTTGTTCCTGATTCCGCTGGTGCCGAAACTGATGAAGTTCGTTTCACCAAAGTGGCTGTGCACGCTCGGCTTTGGCCTGTTTGGCTTGGCGAGTATTCTTTCGGGCGCGCTCAACCCCGACTTCGCCGGACCACAGTTCAATCAGATCCAGCTCGTCCGCGCGCTGGGCCAGCCGCTGATCATGGTGACTATTTCGCTGATCGCCACCGCCTACATCCTGCCGCAGGATGCAGGCTCCGCGTCGAGCCTGTTCAACATCTTGCGCAACCTCGGCGGCGCGATTGGCATCGCCCTGCTCGCCACCCTGCTGGATGCCCGAACCAAGACCTACTTCGATTATTTACGCGAGTCGATCGTGCCGACCAACCCGCAGGTCGCCGAGCGCATGGCGAGCATGATCGATCGATTTGGCAGCGAAACGGCGGCGCTGGGCAAACTCAGCGAAATCACCCATCAGCAGGCCTTGATCATGGCCTACAACGATGCGTTTCACTTTGTCGGGATTGCGCTGGGGGTGAGCATGCTGGCGATCCTGCTGACCAAGGCGCTGCCGCCCGGCCTGAAGGCTGGCGAAGCGCACTAA
- a CDS encoding HlyD family secretion protein, with product MPAQLKRRLFTFLLIVLLVAGGFFAEWFFKGRFYESTDNAYVQGEITRVSSQLGARIEEVLVQDNQHVEKGQLLIKLEGDDFHLAVDRANATLATREAERLQAQSKLTQQASLIAASEAQVAASQATLGRSQIDLSRAQTLRKPGYVSEERVTTLSADNRIARSQVAKAQADAQGQRQQVNALTAEIKRLDAQIANAKADLAQARLNLTRSEIHAPISGLIGQRAARNGQYVQAGAYLLSIVPDQDIWIQANFKETQIGHMQPGQKAELTFDAYSDTPIEARVDSLFAASGAQFSLLPPDNATGNFTKVVQRIPVKLTFAADNPLHGKIRPGMSVTVKVNIKDLGNGR from the coding sequence ATGCCTGCCCAACTCAAGCGTCGCCTGTTCACTTTCCTGCTGATCGTCCTGCTGGTTGCCGGGGGCTTCTTCGCTGAATGGTTCTTCAAGGGACGGTTTTACGAAAGCACCGATAACGCTTATGTCCAGGGTGAAATCACCCGTGTCTCCAGCCAGTTGGGCGCGCGCATTGAGGAAGTGCTGGTACAGGACAACCAGCACGTCGAAAAAGGCCAACTGTTGATCAAACTCGAAGGCGATGACTTCCATCTCGCCGTCGACCGCGCCAACGCGACCCTCGCCACCCGCGAAGCCGAGCGCCTGCAAGCCCAGAGCAAACTGACCCAACAAGCCAGCCTGATCGCCGCCAGCGAAGCTCAGGTCGCTGCCAGCCAGGCCACCCTCGGCCGCTCGCAAATCGATTTGTCACGCGCGCAAACCCTGCGCAAACCGGGCTATGTCTCGGAAGAACGGGTGACCACCCTCTCCGCCGACAACCGCATCGCTCGCTCGCAAGTCGCCAAGGCCCAGGCTGACGCCCAGGGCCAGCGTCAACAGGTCAACGCCTTGACGGCCGAGATCAAGCGCCTGGACGCGCAGATCGCCAACGCCAAAGCCGATCTGGCGCAGGCCCGACTGAACCTGACCCGCAGCGAAATCCACGCACCGATCAGCGGCCTGATCGGCCAGCGTGCCGCCCGCAATGGCCAATACGTACAGGCTGGCGCTTACCTGCTGTCGATTGTCCCGGACCAGGACATCTGGATTCAGGCCAACTTCAAGGAAACCCAGATTGGTCATATGCAGCCCGGCCAGAAAGCCGAACTGACCTTCGATGCCTACAGCGACACACCGATCGAAGCCCGGGTCGACAGCCTGTTCGCCGCCTCGGGCGCGCAGTTCAGCCTGCTGCCACCGGACAATGCCACCGGCAACTTCACCAAAGTGGTGCAACGGATTCCGGTGAAACTGACGTTTGCTGCCGACAACCCGCTGCACGGCAAGATCCGCCCGGGCATGTCGGTCACCGTCAAAGTCAACATCAAAGACCTTGGCAATGGCCGGTGA
- the gltX gene encoding glutamate--tRNA ligase gives MTTVRTRIAPSPTGDPHVGTAYIALFNYCFAKQHGGEFILRIEDTDQLRSTRESEQQIFDALRWLGINWSEGPDVGGPHGPYRQSERGDIYQKYCQQLVDLGHAFPCFCTSDELDQMRAEQMARGETPRYDGRALLLSKEEVARRLAAGEPHVIRMKVPTEGVCVVPDMLRGDVEIPWDRMDMQVLMKTDGLPTYFLANVVDDHLMGITHVLRGEEWLPSAPKLILLYEYFGWEQPELCYMPLLRNPDKSKLSKRKNPTSVTFYERMGFMPEAMLNYLGRMGWSMPDEREKFSLQEMVDNFDLKRVSLGGPIFDIEKLSWLNGQWLRDLPVEEFASRVQAWALNPEYMMKIAPHVQGRVETFSQIAPLAGFFFAGGVTPDAKLFESKKLSGDQVRQLMQLILWKLESLRQWEKDSITATIQAVVESLELKLRDAMPLMFAAITGQASSVSVLDAMEILGPDLTRFRLRQAIDLLGGVSKKENKEWEKLLGAIA, from the coding sequence ATGACCACCGTCCGCACTCGCATCGCGCCATCGCCTACCGGCGATCCCCATGTCGGCACCGCTTACATCGCTTTGTTCAACTACTGCTTTGCCAAGCAGCATGGCGGTGAGTTCATCCTGCGGATTGAAGACACCGACCAATTGCGTTCGACCCGCGAGTCCGAACAGCAGATTTTCGATGCCTTGCGCTGGTTGGGCATCAACTGGAGTGAAGGCCCGGATGTCGGCGGCCCGCACGGTCCGTATCGCCAGAGCGAACGTGGCGACATCTATCAGAAGTACTGCCAGCAACTGGTCGATCTGGGTCACGCGTTCCCGTGCTTCTGCACGAGCGACGAGCTGGACCAGATGCGCGCCGAGCAAATGGCCCGCGGCGAAACCCCGCGTTACGACGGCCGTGCGCTGTTGCTCTCCAAGGAAGAAGTGGCGCGCCGTCTGGCCGCTGGCGAGCCGCACGTCATCCGCATGAAGGTCCCGACCGAAGGCGTTTGCGTGGTGCCGGACATGTTGCGTGGCGACGTCGAGATCCCGTGGGATCGCATGGACATGCAAGTGTTGATGAAGACCGACGGCCTGCCGACCTACTTCCTCGCCAACGTGGTCGACGACCACCTGATGGGCATCACCCACGTATTGCGCGGCGAAGAATGGCTGCCATCGGCGCCGAAGCTGATCCTGCTTTACGAGTACTTCGGCTGGGAGCAACCAGAGCTGTGCTACATGCCGCTGCTGCGTAACCCGGACAAGAGCAAGCTATCCAAGCGCAAGAACCCGACCTCGGTGACGTTCTACGAGCGCATGGGCTTCATGCCGGAAGCGATGCTCAACTACCTCGGTCGCATGGGCTGGTCGATGCCGGACGAGCGCGAGAAGTTCTCGCTGCAGGAAATGGTCGACAACTTCGACCTCAAGCGCGTTTCCCTCGGCGGGCCGATTTTCGACATCGAGAAGCTGTCGTGGCTCAACGGCCAATGGCTGCGTGATCTGCCGGTGGAAGAGTTCGCCAGCCGCGTGCAGGCGTGGGCGCTGAACCCTGAATACATGATGAAGATCGCGCCGCACGTGCAGGGTCGGGTTGAAACCTTCAGCCAGATCGCACCGTTGGCCGGATTCTTCTTCGCCGGTGGCGTGACTCCGGATGCCAAGCTGTTCGAATCCAAGAAGCTCTCGGGCGATCAGGTTCGTCAGTTGATGCAGTTGATCCTGTGGAAGCTCGAAAGCCTGCGTCAGTGGGAAAAGGACAGCATCACGGCGACCATTCAGGCGGTGGTCGAATCCCTGGAGCTGAAGCTGCGTGATGCCATGCCGCTGATGTTCGCGGCAATCACCGGCCAGGCCAGCTCGGTGTCGGTGCTGGATGCGATGGAAATCCTTGGCCCGGACCTGACGCGTTTCCGTCTGCGCCAGGCGATCGACTTGCTCGGTGGCGTGTCGAAGAAAGAAAACAAAGAGTGGGAAAAGCTCCTGGGCGCTATCGCCTGA
- a CDS encoding TetR/AcrR family transcriptional regulator codes for MNDKKAQTRERILQAASSALVQRGPAEPSVGEVMGAAGLTVGGFYAHFESKDAMMLEAFTQLLGQRRALIAEMDATLTGEERRALVAAFYLSRKHRDSTEHACPIPASIGELGRLPDDFRLALNEHIELMVAQLAASPEDTDKALADLALMVGGLALARALGAGELSDRLLRAAKSAVL; via the coding sequence ATGAACGATAAAAAAGCTCAAACCCGTGAACGCATTCTCCAGGCCGCCAGCTCTGCGCTGGTCCAGCGCGGCCCGGCAGAGCCTAGCGTGGGTGAAGTGATGGGGGCTGCCGGTCTTACCGTCGGCGGCTTCTACGCACACTTCGAAAGCAAGGACGCCATGATGCTGGAGGCCTTCACGCAATTGCTCGGCCAGCGTCGGGCGCTGATCGCCGAAATGGACGCCACGCTGACCGGCGAAGAGCGCCGGGCGCTGGTCGCTGCGTTTTACCTGTCGCGCAAACACCGTGATTCCACCGAGCACGCTTGCCCGATTCCGGCGTCGATAGGCGAGTTGGGGCGTCTGCCGGACGATTTCCGTCTGGCCTTGAATGAACACATCGAGCTGATGGTCGCGCAGTTGGCCGCCAGCCCGGAAGACACCGATAAAGCGCTGGCTGACTTGGCGCTGATGGTCGGTGGTTTGGCCCTGGCGCGGGCGCTGGGTGCCGGTGAGTTGTCCGATCGATTGCTGCGTGCCGCCAAGTCGGCGGTGCTATGA
- a CDS encoding alpha/beta hydrolase, producing MSTLSWVRGVNGTLGWVAPQWVASKMRSVFMTPRELPPRDWEMPLLAKSERITLRFGLSALRWGQGPTVLLMHGWEGRPTQFASLITALVDAGYTVVALDGPAHGRSPGREANVVLFARAMLEAAAELPPLQAVIGHSMGGASAMLAVQLGLRTETLVSIAAPARILAVLRGFSRHVRMPPKARSAFIRKVERDVGIQASRLDVAHYQLDMPGLIVHAEDDVFVSVNESQLIHDAWFDSRLLRLEEGGHQRVLADPRVIEGVLSLLSGRSLQARQSA from the coding sequence ATGAGCACGTTAAGTTGGGTTCGTGGCGTTAACGGCACCTTGGGCTGGGTTGCACCGCAATGGGTGGCGAGCAAGATGCGTTCGGTGTTCATGACGCCGCGCGAGCTGCCTCCGCGTGATTGGGAAATGCCGCTGCTGGCGAAGTCCGAGCGGATCACTCTGCGCTTCGGCCTTTCAGCATTGCGCTGGGGGCAAGGCCCGACAGTGCTGCTGATGCACGGCTGGGAGGGGCGGCCGACACAATTCGCCAGCCTGATCACCGCGCTGGTAGACGCCGGCTACACCGTGGTCGCGCTGGATGGTCCGGCTCACGGTCGCTCGCCGGGTCGCGAGGCCAACGTCGTGCTTTTTGCTCGGGCGATGCTTGAAGCGGCGGCAGAGCTGCCTCCCTTGCAAGCGGTCATCGGCCACTCCATGGGCGGCGCCAGTGCGATGCTTGCCGTTCAATTGGGTTTGCGTACTGAAACCCTGGTCAGCATCGCCGCACCGGCACGGATTCTCGCCGTTTTGCGCGGTTTTTCCCGTCACGTTCGCATGCCGCCCAAGGCGCGTTCGGCGTTTATCCGCAAGGTCGAACGGGATGTCGGTATCCAGGCTTCACGACTCGACGTCGCCCACTATCAACTGGATATGCCAGGGCTGATCGTGCACGCCGAAGACGACGTCTTTGTTTCGGTCAATGAGTCGCAATTGATTCACGACGCTTGGTTCGACAGCCGGCTGTTGCGCCTGGAGGAGGGTGGGCATCAGCGGGTGCTGGCGGATCCGCGAGTGATCGAAGGCGTGCTCTCGCTGCTGTCCGGTCGGAGCTTGCAGGCGCGCCAATCGGCCTGA
- a CDS encoding thioesterase family protein: MGWDRATPFIIDLQVAAEDIDGLGHANNAVYVTWLERCAWRHSQRLGLDLTEYRRLDRAMAVVRHEIDYLAAAYEGDELQLATWIVDWDQRLKMTRHFQLKRPSDNATLLRAQTTFVCIELSSGKPRRMPAEFIEGYGPALQVSA, encoded by the coding sequence ATGGGCTGGGATCGGGCAACGCCGTTTATCATTGACCTGCAGGTTGCTGCCGAGGACATCGATGGGTTGGGGCACGCCAATAATGCGGTGTACGTCACCTGGCTCGAGCGCTGCGCCTGGCGCCACTCGCAGCGCCTAGGGCTGGACCTGACCGAGTATCGGCGGCTGGACCGGGCGATGGCCGTGGTGCGCCACGAGATCGATTACCTGGCGGCCGCCTATGAAGGTGACGAGTTGCAGTTGGCGACCTGGATCGTCGACTGGGATCAGCGCTTGAAGATGACCCGGCACTTCCAGCTCAAACGCCCGAGCGACAACGCCACGCTGCTGCGGGCGCAAACCACGTTTGTCTGCATCGAGCTGTCCAGCGGCAAGCCCAGACGCATGCCGGCGGAGTTCATCGAAGGCTACGGCCCAGCGTTGCAAGTCAGCGCCTGA
- a CDS encoding tRNA-dihydrouridine synthase, protein MQIALAPMEGLVDNILRDVLTRVGGIDWCVTEFIRINDQLLTPAYFHKFGPELLNGAKTASGVPLRVQLLGSDPVCLAENAALACELGSEVIDLNFGCPAKTVNKSRGGAVLLKEPELLNEIVEHVRRAVPAHIPVTAKMRLGFDSPDGALVCATALAEGGAAHIVVHARTKTDGYKPPAHWEWIPRVQEVVKVPVFANGDIWSVEDWRRCREISGVEDIMLGRGLVSRPDLARQIAAARAGEEVVEMTWAELLPLLQDFWLQAKAQMTPRQSPGRLKQWLAMLTRNYPEAVELFTVLRRETELDQVSRLLGLQACEAA, encoded by the coding sequence ATGCAAATTGCTTTGGCGCCCATGGAGGGGTTGGTCGACAACATCCTGCGGGACGTGTTGACCCGTGTTGGCGGTATCGATTGGTGCGTGACCGAGTTCATTCGGATCAACGATCAACTGCTCACGCCTGCCTATTTCCACAAATTCGGCCCTGAATTGCTGAACGGCGCCAAGACCGCTTCAGGCGTGCCGTTGCGCGTGCAATTGCTCGGTTCCGATCCGGTGTGCCTGGCAGAAAACGCGGCGCTGGCCTGTGAGCTGGGTTCGGAGGTGATCGACCTGAACTTCGGTTGCCCGGCCAAGACCGTGAACAAATCGCGCGGCGGTGCTGTACTGCTCAAGGAACCGGAGCTGCTCAACGAAATCGTCGAACATGTACGCCGCGCAGTGCCGGCACACATCCCGGTGACGGCCAAGATGCGTTTGGGTTTTGACAGTCCCGACGGCGCGCTGGTGTGTGCCACTGCGTTGGCTGAGGGCGGTGCTGCGCACATTGTGGTGCACGCACGGACCAAGACGGATGGCTACAAGCCGCCAGCACATTGGGAATGGATCCCGCGGGTGCAGGAAGTGGTCAAGGTGCCGGTGTTCGCCAACGGCGATATCTGGAGCGTTGAAGACTGGCGCCGTTGCCGCGAAATCAGCGGCGTGGAAGACATCATGCTGGGTCGTGGCCTGGTGTCGCGTCCTGATCTGGCGCGGCAAATCGCTGCCGCACGGGCCGGTGAAGAGGTGGTCGAGATGACCTGGGCCGAGCTGTTGCCGCTGCTTCAGGACTTCTGGCTGCAAGCCAAGGCGCAGATGACGCCGCGCCAGTCGCCGGGTCGCTTGAAACAGTGGCTGGCGATGCTGACCCGCAATTATCCCGAAGCGGTGGAGCTGTTCACGGTCCTGCGTCGTGAGACTGAGCTGGATCAGGTGTCGCGTTTGCTGGGTCTGCAGGCGTGCGAAGCCGCCTGA
- a CDS encoding Hsp20 family protein → MSTAFSMAPLFRSSVGFDRFNDLFESALRNEPGSTYPPYNVEKHGDDEYRIVVAAAGFQEEDLELQVEKGVLTISGGKRDANEDVTYLYQGIAQRAFKLSFRLADHIEIKAAGLSNGLLNIDLLRVVPEEAKAKRIPINGTQKPALEH, encoded by the coding sequence ATGAGTACTGCATTTTCCATGGCGCCACTGTTCCGTTCCTCGGTGGGCTTCGATCGTTTCAACGATCTGTTCGAGTCAGCACTGCGCAATGAGCCAGGCAGCACCTATCCACCGTACAACGTTGAAAAACATGGCGACGACGAATACCGCATCGTCGTCGCAGCAGCCGGCTTCCAGGAAGAAGACCTGGAGCTGCAAGTGGAGAAAGGTGTGCTGACCATCAGTGGTGGCAAACGTGACGCCAATGAAGACGTCACCTATCTGTACCAAGGCATCGCACAGCGCGCTTTCAAGCTGTCCTTCCGGCTGGCGGACCACATTGAAATCAAGGCCGCGGGCCTGAGCAATGGTCTGTTGAACATCGACCTGCTGCGGGTCGTGCCGGAGGAAGCGAAAGCCAAGCGTATCCCGATCAACGGGACGCAAAAACCGGCTCTGGAACACTGA